The DNA window gatatatcaaaaaatattttttttccagtacaATAAATAGGACAGAATATCAAAAAAGCTTCCACTATGATATACCGCATTGATTACTAGAATCACAATCATTAAATAAATCTGCTAAATTAAATTAAAACGGGGTTACGCCTTTTTAACAGAGTTTCCTTGGCTATTCATTtagtttttcaaataaatttagactaaaattagaaataaaagtgtaaataataaagttaaaatacaCACATTTTAGGTAAAAATAACAGAAAGCATACATTGTAATTAAGAAGTGttctataaaatatatagaatcaatcgtaatttatattcaaatattcaataattagagaaaaaaaaattgccgaaACACGAAACTACACCAAAATTGTATAAGACTGATATAGAACAAAATTTTACCATGAAGAAGCGTATACAAAAGAACGATGTTAATTCCATAAAAATCCAaaggagatatgaaaaaaaaaaaaataacctaggaATACCCAGCGCCCAAATTATTGCTATAAAATCAGACTCGAATATCTCAAAAATTTCAAGTGTAAAGTTGAAGAcatttattaaaaacaaaatgctaAGACAATGATGAAAAATTTCTTGAAGAAAATAatgagacaaaaaataaaaattaaagattgAAAGATAAGCGATTTCGGTCTAATGCGCCGGCTTTGGAACCTAAGGTCATTCGGGACCTTGCCAAAGGAAAGATCCCCTCTGGATAGACCAAATGAGGGATGAGGGTAGGGCctcaaaaataactaaaattatcatGTATGAAAGAAATCAATGAAAGATCTTTTAATCACACGAAATCCATACTCAAGATGACTAGCtcccgattgaaaaaaaaaaaaagagagaaagaagaaaaagcgAGACTATCGAAcgaaatagaaagaaaaactatGTTCGTTtcgaaaaattatgatatatagatCTGAGTATCCCACGAAATTGAAGAAAAATTCAGCGATTCTGGAAAAATAACTATATAttgaaacgcaaaaaaaaaaaaaaaaaaaaaaaaaaatcatgtgcccCGCCTCCTTTGCTGTGTTTGTACATATGTCTTCTTTGAACACACCTTTTCCATGCTATGTGTTCTTTGGCAGAGTTGCCAAACATACCCAACAATCATAAAACAATGGGAGAATATGACGACGAATCTATTCTGTCAAAAAAAATTTTGGCCCCCTGGCTCATTATCTTACTTTCAAATTTTAACCAGAGGTTTCTATTAATGTCCTTAGAGCTTCTGCTGCTGAATCATCTAAATATCCCAATGGAAAACTAGGAAATAAAAAATCCGTATTTGGAGAAATGGAGACGAATTGCATTGAAACAAAGGGATAACGTAGCCTCCAGGTGACATGTCACGGGCGCCTTACTGGGCTTGAAGGGGTAAGCAGCAAGCTCTGGAAGGCATACTGATCTTGGACATTGCTTCGTCAACATCTTGGATTAAGACCAGCTCCCAGACTTTCCCAGCCTACTTTTGGTGCAGACCAAAATGTTTTCACCGACCAGTGAGTGACTTGGAATATTTTTCTACAGAGTGTTTCTTATAAGCGGGGAAGACTTTTTGACAGTGTCTGGGCATTGTCTTAGCGCGGTTACTCTCGGTTTCGTTATTCTTTTAGCGCTGTGTCTCTTTTTTCAGAAGTGTTCTGATTTGTTATACCCAAAAAGTGGTCGATTTATTGCAATGGCTTGTACTGCTGCTTTGGAAATTTAATGATCGTATGTGCGTATCATTATTTTtgtgttaaaatgttaaaatacttaaatagaaaataaaagcagTGAGCACAGTCGCACAGTGAGAGGACGCTTCAGAAAAATTTGTGAAAAAAGCAATTCTTTTTTAATGCCGGAGAGAAATGACAATCGTAAACTTGTATGGGAATTTTTGAATTGCAAATTACTCTTATTCTACACACCAGAAATTCAAGTGTCAATAATGTTTGATTTCCAATTTATTTTCTTACgagggaaaaaatatatttcttaaaacctTGATTTCTGGATGAATGACTGTGTAAAAGTAAGAAAAGGTAGAGCAAACTTAAAGAGAAAATAACATATAATCCACGTATATAGATTTTTGTGAAGTGCCAAAAATTTCGATAGTTTATGTTatcaaaatattccaaaatacCAAGTATTAACAAAAAgggaaattttaaagtaatttctggTGTCATATAGGATTTTGTTTTCTGACCAACTTAACTACCTTTTTAACAATCATTAGGTCAGTAAGTAGCCAAAGAGATTCTTTGCCATGGGGATAGAAAGAGTGAGAATCACAATCATCCAGTTCATGTTTAATTGGTAAAATAATTAACTGACAGCTTTTAACTTTTCCACTAGCGTTGCATAATCAAACCGTTACCTGAAATGGCGCGTTAAAGCAATATTTTATTTCATACATATGCTGCTCCGGGGAATTCTCATTTTATAAAGTGTGTTTATATTGACAATTTATATTCAAtagtttcattatatattttaacattgtaaACGCCAAATGTCTGTAATTATTAACTGCCCTCTAATATTTATtcctaaatcacacacacacacacacacacacacacgcacacgcacacgcacatatatatatatatatatatatatatatatatatatatatatatatatatatatatatagtatttcaatAACTTGTTATTCCTTCTTCGATATTCTAAGAGCCTTTTATTCTTGCCACTGATTTCCTAATTCTCAATCATTGTAATCGGGAGAATATCCTAACTGCCTTTTAGTTCAAAATTACGCAATGAGCCCCTCTTTTTTTTCCTCGTCATTACATGCTATTGGTGAAATATACTCATTAGTCTAATATGAACGTTATATGCTTATTCTTGTATTAACTGTATGAGAAATAACTAGTGAGAAATAACTATGAGAAACATTTGTACTTAAAACTTAATTCTATCATCAAATCACTTACAGCCTTTTCTCATCTTTTCAGGCTTCGGTGACAACTGCAATTCGGATGCGGACAATCCGAACACGCAAGGGACTCCTGAGCCGATGAGTATCAAAGAAGTTGATGTCGGGGCATCTGGGGATACCACCCAGACACCCAGTAACGTCAAAGACACCTTGGATAGTTCATCGGATGAAATGTCATCAAATCCTCCCTCGGATGAAAAGCCATCAAATCCTCCCTCAGATAAAAAGTCATCAAATCCTCCCTCGGATAAAAAGTCATCAAATCCTCCCTCAGATAAAAAGTCATCAAATCTTCCCTCGGATGAAAAGCCATCGAATCCTCCCTCGGATAAAAAGTCATCAAATCCTCCTTCAGATAAAAAGTCATCAAATCCTCCCTCGGATAAAAAGTCATCAAATCCTCCCTCAGATAAAAAGTTATCAAATCCTCCCTCGGATGAAAAGCCATCAAATCCTCCCTCGGATGAAAAGCCATCAAATCCTCCCTCAGATGAAAAGTCATCAAATCCTCCCTCGGATGAAAAGTCATCAAATCCTCCCTCTGATGAAAAGCCATCAAATCCTCCCTCGGATGAAAAGCCATCAAATCTTCCCTCTGATGAAATGCCATCAAATCTTTCATTGGATGAAAAGCCATCAAATCCTCCCTCGGATGAAATGACAACAGATCCTCCATCGGATGAAATGCCATCAAATCTTTCATTGGATGAAATGTCATCAAATCCTCCCTCGGATGAAAAGCCATCAAATCCTCTCTCGGATGAAATGACATCAGATCGTCCCTCGGATGAAATGCCATCAAATCTTTCATTGGATGAAAAGCCATCAAATCCTCCCTCGGATGAAATGCCGTTAGATCTTTCATTGAATGAAATGCCATCAAATCCTCCCTCGGATGATATGCCATCGAATAATCAATCAGAGGGAATGCCATGGAATAATTCATCTGGAGGAATGCCATGGAATAATTCATCTGGAGGAACGCCATGGAATAACTCATCAGGAGGAAGGCCATGGAATAATTCATCAGGAGGAAGGCCACGGAATAATTCATCAGGAGGAGGGCCATGGAATAATTCATCAGGAGGAAGGTCATGGAATAATTCATCTGAAGGAATGCCATGGAATAATTCATCAGGAGGAAGGTCATGGAATATATCATCAGGAGGAAGGCCATGGAATCATTCATCAGGAGGAATACCATGGAATAATTCATCTGGAGGAAGGCCATGGAATAATTCATCAGGAGGAAGGACATGGAATCATTCATCAGGGGGAAGGCCATCGAATTATCCATCATCTAGTCATTCATCTGGAGGAATGCCACCAAATTCTTCATCAAGAAGTATGCCATCGAATTCGTCATCAAGAGGAAGGCCATCAGATTATCCAACATTTGGAATGCCATTTGATTATTCATCAGAGGGATTGCCGTCAAATTATCCAACATTTGGAATGCCTTTTGATTATTCATCGGAAGGAATATCATTAAATTACCCAACATATGGAATGCCATTTGATTATCAGTCCTTTGGAAACCCATACTATTATACTCCAGTTCAAGTGCCATCAAATTATCCTTCATTTGGAAATCAGTTTGATAATTCATCGACTGGAATGATGTTCTATCCATCATATGGAAACCCATACATTTATTCGCCAGGTGTAACACCATTCAGTCCTCCATCATTTGGTAACCAGTTTGATACACCATCAGGTGAAATGGCTTTCAGCTATCCATCATTTGGAAACCCGTATTACTATTCACCGGGAGAAACGCAACTAAATGATTCTTCGCCTGGAATGCAATTCCAGGATTCATCATCTAGAACGCAAGTCAATGATTTATCCCCTGGAAAGCAAGTCGATGATTCATCACCTGGAATGCAAGTCGATGATTCTTCACCTGGAACGCAACTCGATGATTCGTCACATGGAACGCAACTCGATGATTCATCACCTGGAACGCAACTCGATGATTCATCACCTGGAACACAAGTCAATGATTCATTACCTGGAACGCAAATCAATAATTCATCACCTAAAACGCAAGTCGATGATTCATCACCTGGTATGCAAGTCGATGATTCATCACCTAGAACGCAAGTCAATGATTCATCACCTAGAAATCAAGTCAATGATTCATCACCTAGAACGCAAGTCGATGATTCATCACCTGGAACACAAGCCAATGATTCATCACCTGGAACGCAAGTCAATGATTCATCACCTGGAACGCAAATTGATGATTCATCCCCTGGAATGCAAGTCGACAATTCATCACTTGGAATGCAAGTTGATGATTCATCACTTGGAATGCAAGTCGATGATTCACCACCTGAAATGCATGTCGATGATTCACCACCTGAAATGCAAGTCGATGATGCACCACCTGAAATGCAAATCGAAGAGCCAACACCTCAAATACAACATAATTATTCATTACCAGGAATGCCAGTCAGTAATTCATCACTCGGAATGCAATTAGATTACTCATCACCCGTAATGCAATTCAATTACTCATCACCCGGAATGCAATGTGAGTACTCATCACCCGGAATGCAATTTGATTACTCATCACCTGGAATGCAAAATTATTACTCACCACCCGGAATGCAAAATGATTACTCACTACCTGAAATGCAAAAGGATAACTCATCAAGTAAAACCCCATTACAAGCTGATTCATCGATGCCTGACAACCCCCAGCAAAACTATGCTAATATCGACTCAGTCACGACCGAAGGTAACATGGTGAATCAAATTCAGAACCCCTCTGTTTCTGATCAAGATAATGAAGCTAGGAAACCCGATCCGGAGATCCAACTAATGGTGCAAAGTGACCCTAAAAAAACTAAGCTCTATTTTCCAAATGACATAGCATTGAACTTCGTGGAGAGGGAGTTCTGGACCTTTCGACTTGATTCCACTCACAAGAACTTTGATGTTCATTTTTATGAAGGAAAGGGGGCTCCGTACATAACAGTCAGAGGACCTGCTGCGGTGAATTTCCTGACAACTCAAGGTTTTGAAGGGATCATCATGAATGAATGCAATGGCACCAACACGAAATCCAAGATTATCATCAATGATGTCCCAATAGATTTCAGCCTTTTTTCTCTTACCTTTGGAAGTAACATAGTGTGGGTCGAACGCCGATATATAGGGGGCCAAATCAGGCCTCAGCTGCTCGCTACAATTCGTGGACCCGTGCCAGATAAGCTGTATGTCCCTGGTCTCGGCTTCAAACCTGTTTCTGTCTACACAAGCAAGCCTTTGTTCTGCGTGAAATGTTCTAAGTGGGGGCATCTGATAACAGAATGCCAGGAACAAACTTACCGTTGTAAGTTCTGTGCTGACTCTCACAACTATAAGATATGCCTTGAGAAGATCCTCAACAACATAACTGTTCCACCTAAATGCTGCAACTGTGGTGAAGGACACAACGCCAATTCAAATCTGTGCAAGGAGAGGCCTATAGAGGTAACTTGGCAACAAGCTCGGCCCATCTCTGATGAAGCCCATAATTCCAGGTCAACTGTTGCTACTGAAGCTGATGCTGCAGCTACCGCGGCTTTATTTGCTGAAGAAACAAATCCCAAAAAAATTGCCAAGCTGAGCAGGGCAAAGGGGGAAATTTAATTGCTAGGTGCTTTAGCTGTCACGATGAAGGTCTATGATGAACTTTTAACAAGTGGAAGTGCTACTGACAGTCATCAGAAATAAAagagtaagaataaaaaaaaaactggtagaAGTGACCAGTGTGTAACTTCTTTTTAAGAACCTCcagttttaatgaaaattaataatttgttTAGATGTGGCTAGTGAAAATCTTACTGGAAATCTCTTTTATAGATGTAGCCAATGTTGTGTAATTCCTTATTCAGAAAATATGTCTATATACTGCAGCATTTTGCAAAGTAAAACTGTTTATAGTAACACAATAAGTggtaaacattattattaaataCAGTGAACTCGAGTAGGATAAATATATATTGCACCATATACTTTATGTTGCTTGAAATTTGTGCTTACCAGGTAACTTTCACAGCCTCTTAATTGAGTTCATTAATTGTCCTTTGTTGGTGTGGAAAGAACGCCAGATAATTACTTTTCGTTTTGTAACCGAGAAAGAAATACTAGCCCTTTTATATTTAAGAATGTTGCTAACCTCGCTTTTAATTTCCTGAAGATCATTTGCATACTTATGCTGATATCTTTATTATAGCTCTACTCCatatttaatgattatttttcGCTAATTCTTTTTAGCGAAATATACTGTGAAGCTAAGTTTCTGGTTTAATGCATACCGTTCAAGGTAAAATTAGCAGTAGTAATTTAGTATTGCCCTAATGAAAGAAGTTAAATGTCTTCAGGAAATTCAATAATTGATTCATATCagctttttttataaaaaaaaaaaaattaaaaaatgggtCTATATTGGTATCTTCCCTTTATAATCATATACAGATAATCGAAATAGTTCGATGTGTAAGTAAAACAAATCTGCCACAAACTACGTAGTCAAATGTTACTAATCTTGTTATTCCATATGCCATTCTTAAACTAAATGCTttgtattatcaattatcattgttACTCACTGTACTATGTAACCTTGTAGACATTTACCACCAATAAAGTTTCAACCCACATTAGCCTTTTACCGGATTAAGTCCTTATGCTTGAAAAAATTAAAAGCTTGTATTAGAGGTGACCCTTTTAGTATATATCTAAAATCAGGTACAgatatacgtgtgcgtgtgtgtgagtgtgcatgtgtcCATGTGTCTATAATTAGTAAATCTATATTGTCACCGCTGGAAATAAGCAGTATCGTTCTGAAACTATGCTCAGGTTTGGGGGTCGATAGACCAAAGTACGGAAACAACATattagatattgtgctaacaacagaagaaaatttagtaacCAGTGTCTCATTAGACAAAAATaatggcaaaagtgaccacagaatagtcAGGttccaggtaaatattcctcatctaaaaggaaaaaaaaaatataaaaaagtaagaaTTTAGAATACAACGAAACCGGAACATAAGATACACAATGGAACtccattttagaaatatatatagaaaaaagggctaaatgtataccgtataaataaattttaccaaatggaatacAACCTAGGTGGTTCAAACAAGAAAtcgccaatgcaataagaagtagagacaggaaacataaatcaatgggtcaaCAGCTTTCAATTCGTGAAATTTCTGAGCACAAGGTAAgcagaattataaataaactagttagaaatgccCAGATCGATGAAGAGAAAAGAGttgcttcagctagtaaagaaaattagagtttttttttctttcttttttgcagaTGTAAATAGTATAAAACCAATTAAAACCACTATTAGCCCAATAAGGGACAAAGAGggaaatcttataacaaatgatttggaaaaagccgaactgatgaatgcatatttcacaatcaTATTCACTAAAGAAGAATAAACagccctccccgaaccagctatctaatatgaagggccacaacaaTTAAATAGAAccacctttacaatggatgatgtcaaaaagaaaataaagggccAACAAAAAAAAGGCACCACACCGATAGAAATTAGGCAGTGTTCCTCACAGCCGACAAGGTTTTAGACaagagagatcatgtgtgacaaatctatcAGAATAATTACACAGCATGTTTAACATTTACGACGACATCAGGGCAATATAtttcatatacctagactttcaaaaggctttcgaCAAAGTCACTATTAAAAAAATTAACGGTAAAATTAGAGCGCTAGGCATAATTGACAAGCCaggtgaatggatcgaagattggctgcgTCAGTAAGTCGGTAAGGGCTGGATTCAATA is part of the Palaemon carinicauda isolate YSFRI2023 chromosome 15, ASM3689809v2, whole genome shotgun sequence genome and encodes:
- the LOC137654797 gene encoding serine-rich adhesin for platelets-like, encoding MSYSHGDVLLDSSSTKRGQGSCLRCHSSCSRMNNPPEDENSGDMEIMVDIHISGLTFQIPREIFNIFNIDPEESPMHFDASMLEDCLRMIEEENANGHPSNASDNALLAIEGIPENQENGQGQGNGELQYSAELQYSTELQYSAEPQYSAELQYSAELQYNAELHYNAELQYSSAELLDSAELQDRSAELLDSAELQDRSAELQDSAELQDSAEFLDSAELQDCSTELQGSAEFLDSAGLQDSSAELQDISAELQDTSAELQDTSTELQDSSAELQESYEFLGSYELQDSDEFQDSDELQDSDELQDSDELQDSDEDQENTLLQALLEDSDSDDSEESDEEQNALLQALLQDTDSDEFQEICEDQEDAFLQALLKDIDEYQKSSALQDSTDYQESDNHQESDHLQDSPESPFYEPYVAQQDMPGPSSRPDYQPPALRDVVEAEEERRLYFPDTIIMSFKEKKQWASRLKANRRDFEVAFFRGRRTPYITVKGPAAVNHLTSQGFEGLIMDERYQECKYARVIIFNVPTDMSLFNLTFQSNVVRVERRYVRKEPKPQLIATVKEPAPKTLYLPELGYRPVAAFTNRPLFCLKCSKWGHLRGGCREDYRCRFCAGYHNSQRCLAKINKNIDIRAKCCNCGGEHNANSNSCWMKPLTSRKKQEQLRRSVAAVDRNCNSVGLATASVGNNRRNSGVATAAADRNHNSRGAAKAAAAYRNRKSGGFATVNRYPTGVATATGASANRNRKSAGVTTFSASSANRNRKSAGVATSAAASANRNRKSAGVATFSASSANRNRKSAGTVTSTASSANRNRKSAGVVTSAASSANRNRKSAGVATFAASSANRNRKSAGVVTSAAASANRNRKSAGVATFSAASVNRNRKSAGVVTSAASSANRNRKSAGVATSAAASANQNRKSASAATSSAASAKRICNSVAVTFKESDRNHNAVGGDAKAGTVVASTSAIAHRSDGRRDSLKKKTKAQMDMLKYLVKELKDQNGVLLNRETSRGNEGPTSGPTSGGYYLGFDDQVEERFISVLICYTQKVVDLLQWLVLLLWKFNDRFGDNCNSDADNPNTQGTPEPMSIKEVDVGASGDTTQTPSNVKDTLDSSSDEMSSNPPSDEKPSNPPSDKKSSNPPSDKKSSNPPSDKKSSNLPSDEKPSNPPSDKKSSNPPSDKKSSNPPSDKKSSNPPSDKKLSNPPSDEKPSNPPSDEKPSNPPSDEKSSNPPSDEKSSNPPSDEKPSNPPSDEKPSNLPSDEMPSNLSLDEKPSNPPSDEMTTDPPSDEMPSNLSLDEMSSNPPSDEKPSNPLSDEMTSDRPSDEMPSNLSLDEKPSNPPSDEMPLDLSLNEMPSNPPSDDMPSNNQSEGMPWNNSSGGMPWNNSSGGTPWNNSSGGRPWNNSSGGRPRNNSSGGGPWNNSSGGRSWNNSSEGMPWNNSSGGRSWNISSGGRPWNHSSGGIPWNNSSGGRPWNNSSGGRTWNHSSGGRPSNYPSSSHSSGGMPPNSSSRSMPSNSSSRGRPSDYPTFGMPFDYSSEGLPSNYPTFGMPFDYSSEGISLNYPTYGMPFDYQSFGNPYYYTPVQVPSNYPSFGNQFDNSSTGMMFYPSYGNPYIYSPGVTPFSPPSFGNQFDTPSGEMAFSYPSFGNPYYYSPGETQLNDSSPGMQFQDSSSRTQVNDLSPGKQVDDSSPGMQVDDSSPGTQLDDSSHGTQLDDSSPGTQLDDSSPGTQVNDSLPGTQINNSSPKTQVDDSSPGMQVDDSSPRTQVNDSSPRNQVNDSSPRTQVDDSSPGTQANDSSPGTQVNDSSPGTQIDDSSPGMQVDNSSLGMQVDDSSLGMQVDDSPPEMHVDDSPPEMQVDDAPPEMQIEEPTPQIQHNYSLPGMPVSNSSLGMQLDYSSPVMQFNYSSPGMQCEYSSPGMQFDYSSPGMQNYYSPPGMQNDYSLPEMQKDNSSSKTPLQADSSMPDNPQQNYANIDSVTTEGNMVNQIQNPSVSDQDNEARKPDPEIQLMVQSDPKKTKLYFPNDIALNFVEREFWTFRLDSTHKNFDVHFYEGKGAPYITVRGPAAVNFLTTQGFEGIIMNECNGTNTKSKIIINDVPIDFSLFSLTFGSNIVWVERRYIGGQIRPQLLATIRGPVPDKLYVPGLGFKPVSVYTSKPLFCVKCSKWGHLITECQEQTYRCKFCADSHNYKICLEKILNNITVPPKCCNCGEGHNANSNLCKERPIEVTWQQARPISDEAHNSRSTVATEADAAATAALFAEETNPKKIAKLSRAKGEI